In Heyndrickxia vini, the sequence TTCCGCTTTTCTTATAAAAAAGTGTGCTGAATCCCCATTCTTGTTCATAAATATGAGATGAAAGGGGGTTCTTTTTTATGGCAAAAAATTGGAGCCGAATACTTCGAAGTTGGATGACGAATAAAATGGAGCTGCCTCAGGATGTCATGATGGATCTCCCTCGAATTACCATGATCGGACAAATTCATATTTATATAGAAAATCATCGCGGGTTGTTAACCTTTTCAGATCGTGAAGTGCGTTTATTACTTAAACAAGGGCAACTACTTATTAAAGGTCAATCCTTTGTTATTAAAACGATTTTACCAGAAGAGATCTTACTTGAAGGGAAAATTGATGAAGTAATTTATTTAAATGAGAAGGAGTGACTACTTTTGAAAAACCATTGGTTTACATTTTTTGGTGGAACGATTCTTGTTAAGGTTGAAGGAAAGGGGGTTGAGCGATTTATTAACCAGCTTACCCGTTCCAGTTTGATTGTATGGAATGTGAAACGACAAGGTTCTTCCGCTATTACATTTTATATTCGTCTCAAAGATGTGCATAAATTAAGACACCAAGTCCGCAAATTTGATTGTAAAATATCTTTTTTAAGTGGACAAGGGGCCCCTTTTTTATGGAAAAGAACATTAAAAAATGCAGGGTTTTTCGCAGGATTTCTACTTTTCTTTGTTGTTATTACGCTATTATCAAATATTGTATGGGGGATAAATATAAAAGGGGCGAGCCCGCAAATTGAGCATCAAATTCGAAAGGAATTAGATAATCTTGGTGTTCATGTAGGGAAACTCCAATTTTTTATTGATGATGTTGAAACCATTCAACGAAAATTAGAAGATCGTATTCCGAATATTACCTGGGTGGGTGTTGATTTAAACGGGACAACCTACCACTTTCAAGTTGTTGAAAAAAATATACCAGAGCAAGCTGAGAAGCAATCGCCACAAAATCTTGTAGCAAATAAAAAAGCGGTCATTGTTGACATGTTTGTCGAAAATGGGCAACCGGTGGTAAAGGTTAATCAGTATGTAAAAAAAGGACAACTTTTAGTTTCGGGAACAATTGGAAATGAACACAATGAAAAGAAAGTTGCGGCTATAGGAAAGGTAATAGGGAAAACGTGGTATAAAGTAGATGTGAATATGCCTTTTAAATCTGAATTCCAAGTATATACAGGGAATGAAAAGCGAAAATATTCTTTGGAAATTGGTTCTGTTAGTATTCCATTATGGGGATTTGGAAAAATAGAATATAAGGACTTTGATAAGGAAACCCAGTCGCACAATATCAAGTTTCTTAAATGGCAACTTCCGATAAAATATGAAAATACAACGATTAGAGAAAATGAAAAAGTGGAAAGGAATTATACAAAAAATGAAGCTATAAATGCTGCAAAAGAAATTGCTAAAAGTGATTTAAAAGCAAAGATTCCATCAGATGCAAAGATTATT encodes:
- the yqfD gene encoding sporulation protein YqfD, translating into MKNHWFTFFGGTILVKVEGKGVERFINQLTRSSLIVWNVKRQGSSAITFYIRLKDVHKLRHQVRKFDCKISFLSGQGAPFLWKRTLKNAGFFAGFLLFFVVITLLSNIVWGINIKGASPQIEHQIRKELDNLGVHVGKLQFFIDDVETIQRKLEDRIPNITWVGVDLNGTTYHFQVVEKNIPEQAEKQSPQNLVANKKAVIVDMFVENGQPVVKVNQYVKKGQLLVSGTIGNEHNEKKVAAIGKVIGKTWYKVDVNMPFKSEFQVYTGNEKRKYSLEIGSVSIPLWGFGKIEYKDFDKETQSHNIKFLKWQLPIKYENTTIRENEKVERNYTKNEAINAAKEIAKSDLKAKIPSDAKIIDEYVLHQKVENGKVDLSIYFQVTENIAKAKPIIQGDAE
- the yqfC gene encoding sporulation protein YqfC, with product MAKNWSRILRSWMTNKMELPQDVMMDLPRITMIGQIHIYIENHRGLLTFSDREVRLLLKQGQLLIKGQSFVIKTILPEEILLEGKIDEVIYLNEKE